From a single Nicotiana tomentosiformis chromosome 2, ASM39032v3, whole genome shotgun sequence genomic region:
- the LOC138906153 gene encoding uncharacterized protein, which yields MHKTLRVICTTETEGEELASYRLKGVAYSWFEMWEESREEGNHPARWSEFTDAFIDHFLPAKTKAAHAAEFESLKQGSINVWEYHMVFACLSKYVIHMLPTMEATVCRFVQGISPLVINEAATASLNSYMNYGKIVVFAQAIENHKLKNRMEREGSNKDRSVGNFGGSSGGGCGRSAFRGGSSEPYQSFIQPSMSAQSPGPSQGNKGPHLQGRPVIRF from the coding sequence atgcacaagactcttcgaGTTATATGcactactgagacggagggagaggagttggcctcctaccgtctaaaaggggtggcctattcttggtttgaaatgtgggaggagtcccgtgaggagggaaaccatccagcgagatggagtgagttcacTGATGCCTTTatagatcatttcttgcctgccaagaCTAAGGCGGCccatgccgctgagtttgaaagcctgaagcagggtagtataaatgtgtgggagtaccatatggtgTTTGCGTGCTTATCcaagtatgttattcacatgttgcccactatggaggctacaGTGTGTCGGTTTGTACAGGGcattagccccttggttattaatgaggctgctacagctTCCTTGAATTCctatatgaactatgggaagatagTGGTGTTTGCTCAAGCTATAGAGAACCATAAACTAAAAAATAGAATGGAGCGTGAGGGTAGCAACAAGGACCGATCagtgggcaactttggtggttcttctggtggtggttgtggtaggtcggcattcaggggagggtcatcagagCCATATCAATCATTCATCCAGCCTTCGATGAGTGCACAGTCACCtgggcccagtcagggcaacaaggGACCCCACCTGCAGGGTCGGCCCGTCATAAGATTTTAG